A portion of the Streptomyces platensis genome contains these proteins:
- a CDS encoding winged helix-turn-helix domain-containing protein, producing MTNLRTLTAGSATAPLPAASAAHAHRHRLRAVTPDEALPAPATAPADGAPSPGAVSVAELLNSGATWLPAPQHSLPALPGRPPMVGYLVLVPAEQAAATAPPPAARPEAPAPTGDAIVRIDPEQRTAQVQGRPLDLTYLEFELLAHLVAHPHRVHTRDQLVTTVWGYGHVGDGRTVDVHVARLRRKLGAAHRSSIVTVRRVGYKYVPSI from the coding sequence ATGACGAACCTCCGTACCCTGACCGCCGGTTCCGCGACCGCCCCGCTTCCCGCCGCCTCCGCGGCGCACGCCCACCGTCACCGGCTGCGCGCCGTGACACCCGACGAGGCCCTCCCCGCACCCGCCACCGCCCCGGCCGACGGCGCTCCGTCCCCGGGTGCCGTGTCGGTCGCCGAGCTGCTGAACTCCGGGGCGACCTGGCTGCCGGCGCCCCAGCACAGCCTGCCCGCGCTGCCCGGCCGGCCGCCGATGGTCGGCTATCTCGTCCTCGTACCGGCCGAACAGGCCGCCGCCACCGCCCCGCCGCCGGCCGCCCGGCCCGAGGCGCCCGCGCCGACCGGTGACGCGATCGTGCGGATCGACCCCGAACAGCGCACCGCGCAGGTCCAGGGCCGGCCGCTGGACCTGACCTACCTCGAATTCGAGCTGCTGGCCCATCTGGTCGCGCATCCGCACCGGGTACACACCCGCGACCAGCTGGTGACCACGGTGTGGGGCTACGGGCATGTCGGCGACGGCCGCACCGTCGATGTCCATGTCGCCCGGCTGCGCCGCAAGCTGGGCGCCGCACACCGGTCGTCGATCGTGACGGTGCGGCGGGTCGGCTACAAGTACGTGCCGAGCATCTGA
- a CDS encoding DedA family protein: MFEQLDQLTASLQGMLGSPWLWLVILLVSGLDALLPFTPSETTVVLVAVLIGPDPALLALLAGVAAAGALAGDCLGYAVGRYAGPRASARLLRGERGRARHLRARARVERHAALLIVAGRFLPGGRVVAALSTGSLRFPLRRFVALDAVGAGLWAVSSAALGGLGGAALTDSPAKGVLLVSGIGLVAAVCVGCWHRWGGPADRETPQRCGPRAGAAPGREGERIPARPGLRQEGF, translated from the coding sequence ATGTTTGAGCAGCTGGACCAGCTCACCGCGTCCCTTCAGGGCATGCTCGGCTCGCCCTGGCTGTGGCTGGTCATCCTGCTGGTGTCCGGGCTCGACGCGCTGCTGCCGTTCACGCCGAGCGAGACCACCGTCGTCCTGGTCGCCGTGCTCATCGGCCCCGACCCGGCGCTGCTCGCCCTGCTGGCGGGCGTCGCGGCGGCCGGGGCGCTGGCGGGGGACTGTCTCGGCTACGCCGTGGGACGGTACGCGGGCCCGCGCGCGAGCGCCCGGCTGCTGCGCGGTGAGCGGGGCCGGGCCCGGCACCTGCGGGCCCGCGCCCGGGTCGAACGGCACGCCGCACTGCTCATCGTCGCCGGCCGCTTCCTGCCCGGTGGCCGGGTGGTCGCCGCCCTGTCCACCGGGAGCCTCCGCTTCCCGCTGCGCCGCTTCGTGGCGCTGGACGCGGTGGGCGCGGGTCTGTGGGCGGTGTCCAGCGCGGCGCTCGGCGGGCTGGGCGGTGCGGCGCTCACCGACTCCCCGGCCAAGGGCGTGCTGCTGGTCTCCGGCATCGGGCTGGTGGCGGCGGTCTGCGTGGGCTGTTGGCACCGGTGGGGCGGCCCGGCGGACCGGGAGACGCCGCAGCGGTGCGGTCCCCGTGCGGGAGCGGCACCCGGCCGGGAGGGGGAGCGGATCCCCGCCCGGCCGGGCCTGCGGCAGGAGGGCTTCTGA
- a CDS encoding lysophospholipid acyltransferase family protein, producing the protein MNGPWDVHSDCTPDCAAHALPRVPATRIARRGAAFARTVRRALTDGERMAEPGRLRTHARALLDALDIPVEGAAALTGGGATGTLVVVNHISWLDILALLAVEPVTLLAKREVGGWPVVGGLARRAGTYFIDRTHPRRLPHTVREVSELLAAGRSVAVFPQATTWCTAEAGTFRRATFQAAIDAGAPVRPVTLDYRQQGLPSTVAAFCGEDTFAGSLRRVLAARALTVRVTAHPVLWPLDGGLDRRELAALAARAALGGRPVTAVTGGGAARPAAVLRPAAPVPHAPPRDTPAHV; encoded by the coding sequence GTGAACGGCCCCTGGGACGTCCACTCCGACTGCACCCCCGACTGCGCAGCGCACGCCCTGCCGCGGGTACCGGCGACCCGGATCGCCCGGCGCGGCGCCGCGTTCGCCCGCACCGTGCGGCGGGCGCTGACGGACGGCGAGCGGATGGCCGAGCCGGGCCGGCTGCGGACCCATGCCCGCGCGCTGCTCGACGCGCTGGACATCCCGGTCGAGGGCGCGGCCGCGCTCACCGGCGGGGGCGCCACCGGCACCCTCGTCGTCGTCAACCACATCTCCTGGCTCGACATCCTCGCCCTGCTCGCCGTCGAACCGGTCACCCTGCTCGCCAAGCGCGAGGTCGGCGGCTGGCCGGTCGTCGGCGGCCTGGCCCGCCGGGCCGGTACGTACTTCATCGACCGCACCCACCCCCGGCGGCTGCCGCACACCGTGCGGGAGGTGTCCGAACTGCTCGCCGCCGGACGGTCGGTGGCGGTCTTCCCGCAGGCCACCACCTGGTGCACCGCCGAGGCGGGCACCTTCCGCCGGGCCACCTTCCAGGCCGCCATCGACGCGGGCGCGCCGGTCCGCCCGGTGACCCTGGACTACCGCCAGCAGGGCCTGCCCAGCACGGTCGCCGCGTTCTGCGGGGAGGACACCTTCGCGGGCTCGCTGCGCCGGGTGCTCGCCGCCCGTGCCCTGACCGTACGCGTCACCGCGCATCCGGTGCTGTGGCCGCTCGACGGGGGCCTGGACCGGCGGGAGCTGGCGGCGCTGGCGGCCCGGGCCGCGCTGGGCGGGCGCCCGGTGACGGCGGTGACGGGCGGCGGCGCGGCCCGCCCGGCCGCCGTACTCCGGCCCGCCGCTCCGGTGCCGCACGCCCCGCCGCGGGACACCCCGGCCCATGTTTGA
- a CDS encoding GNAT family N-acetyltransferase — MSMAPTASAAVPRTAPTTAPAAAPAEPGYTAEIADTRAQIRAAQRLRHQVFAEEMGATLHSPLAGHDIDHVDDLTDHLIVTHDATGDVVGTYRLLPPGRSPRLYSDGEFDLGALAELRSSLIEAGRSCVHPAHRNGAVMTQMWAALARYTLLSGHRYLAGCASVPLADGGTAAAHAWELGRTRYAAPPELQVTPHHPWHTTLPVPERPALAQLPPLLRGYLRIGAVICGAPAHDPEFDVADFFVVLDMERLGDRYRRYFLGER; from the coding sequence ATGAGCATGGCACCGACCGCGTCCGCCGCCGTCCCCCGCACCGCGCCCACCACCGCACCGGCGGCCGCCCCCGCCGAACCCGGCTACACCGCGGAGATCGCCGACACCCGCGCACAGATCCGTGCCGCACAACGTCTGCGCCACCAGGTCTTCGCCGAGGAGATGGGCGCGACCCTGCACTCCCCGCTGGCCGGCCATGACATCGACCACGTCGACGACCTCACCGACCACCTCATCGTCACCCACGACGCCACCGGCGACGTGGTCGGCACCTACCGGCTGCTGCCGCCCGGCCGCAGCCCGCGGCTGTACTCCGACGGCGAGTTCGACCTCGGCGCCCTGGCGGAGCTGCGCTCCTCCCTCATCGAGGCCGGCCGCTCCTGTGTGCACCCGGCCCACCGCAACGGCGCGGTCATGACCCAGATGTGGGCCGCCCTCGCCCGCTACACCCTGCTCTCCGGCCACCGTTACCTCGCCGGCTGCGCCTCCGTCCCGCTCGCCGACGGCGGCACCGCCGCCGCCCACGCCTGGGAGCTGGGCCGGACCCGCTACGCCGCCCCGCCCGAGCTCCAGGTCACCCCGCACCACCCCTGGCACACCACCCTCCCCGTCCCCGAGCGCCCCGCCCTCGCCCAGCTGCCGCCGCTGCTCCGCGGCTATCTGCGGATCGGCGCCGTCATCTGCGGCGCGCCCGCCCACGACCCCGAGTTCGACGTCGCCGATTTCTTCGTCGTCCTGGACATGGAGCGGCTGGGCGACCGCTACCGGCGCTACTTCCTGGGGGAACGGTGA
- a CDS encoding sensor histidine kinase, which produces MRVRRTLVAAVRGLGLAPAVELGSVTLFVLAVVSLALIVVGVGVLTTPVVLFWARRYAQLRRVWGYDLAGVRIPADYRPFPAGLGHGPVSQARRCAVLLGDPATWRELLWLPVDASVGLALVLLPPSLVGYGVGFVLLPVLEGLTGIGGYVLGLGSLPAEHPWLLFTLPVLGAGFLLLARYANPALIRAHFLLAAVFLTPPRAELAERVARLTETRYDAVDASAAELRRIERDLHDGAQARLVAMGMSLGTIEALVEKDPAQAKELLARARQSSAEALTELRDLVRGIHPPVLAERGLGDAVRALALRMEIPVEVAVALPGRLAAPVESAAYFAVSEVLTNAAKHSGADRIAVGLRHADGRLRITVSDNGRGFAPTGPPPGGGTGLRGIERRLGTFDGTLAVSSPAGGPTLVTMEIPCA; this is translated from the coding sequence ATGAGGGTCCGCAGAACACTGGTCGCCGCGGTCCGGGGCCTGGGGCTCGCGCCGGCCGTGGAGCTGGGGTCGGTCACGCTGTTCGTGCTGGCCGTGGTGTCGCTGGCGCTGATCGTCGTCGGGGTGGGCGTCCTCACCACGCCGGTGGTGCTGTTCTGGGCCCGGCGGTACGCCCAGCTGCGCCGGGTGTGGGGGTACGACCTGGCCGGGGTGCGGATTCCCGCGGACTACCGCCCGTTCCCCGCCGGTCTGGGCCACGGGCCGGTGAGCCAGGCGCGGCGGTGTGCGGTCCTGCTGGGGGATCCGGCGACCTGGCGGGAGCTGCTGTGGCTGCCGGTGGACGCGTCGGTGGGCCTGGCGCTGGTGCTGCTGCCGCCGTCGCTGGTCGGCTACGGCGTGGGGTTCGTGCTGCTGCCGGTTCTGGAGGGGCTGACGGGTATCGGGGGTTACGTCCTCGGCCTGGGCTCGCTGCCCGCGGAGCATCCGTGGCTGCTGTTCACCCTGCCAGTGCTCGGCGCCGGTTTTCTCCTGCTCGCCCGGTACGCCAACCCTGCCCTGATCCGGGCACATTTCCTGCTCGCGGCGGTGTTCCTGACGCCGCCCCGGGCCGAGCTGGCCGAGCGGGTGGCGCGGCTGACCGAGACCCGGTACGACGCGGTGGACGCCTCGGCCGCCGAACTGCGCCGGATCGAGCGCGATCTGCACGACGGCGCCCAGGCGCGGCTGGTGGCCATGGGCATGAGTCTCGGCACCATCGAGGCGCTGGTGGAGAAGGACCCGGCGCAGGCCAAGGAGCTGCTGGCGCGGGCCCGCCAGTCCTCCGCCGAGGCGCTGACCGAGCTGCGTGACCTGGTCCGCGGCATCCATCCGCCGGTGCTGGCCGAACGCGGACTGGGCGATGCCGTACGGGCGCTGGCGCTGCGGATGGAGATCCCCGTCGAGGTGGCGGTGGCGCTGCCGGGGCGGCTGGCGGCGCCGGTGGAGTCGGCGGCGTACTTCGCGGTCAGTGAGGTCCTGACGAACGCCGCGAAACATTCGGGCGCCGACCGGATAGCCGTCGGCCTCCGCCATGCCGACGGCCGTCTCCGGATCACGGTCTCGGACAACGGCCGGGGCTTCGCCCCGACGGGCCCGCCGCCTGGGGGAGGCACCGGGCTGCGCGGTATCGAACGCCGGCTCGGTACCTTCGACGGCACCCTCGCCGTCAGCTCTCCCGCGGGCGGCCCGACACTGGTCACCATGGAGATTCCGTGCGCGTAG
- a CDS encoding LuxR C-terminal-related transcriptional regulator, whose translation MRVVLAEDLFLLRDGLVRMLEAYDFEVVAAVESGPELTRALAEQRPDVAVVDVRLPPSFTDEGLQCALAARRDRPGLPVLVLSQHVEQLYARELLADGSGGVGYLLKDRVFDAEQFIDAVRRVAAGGTAMDPQVISQLLSRRARDRPMARLTPREVEVMELVAQGRSNTAIASRLVITERAVAKHTSNIFGKLQLPPSDDDNRRVLAVLAYLDRG comes from the coding sequence GTGCGCGTAGTGCTCGCCGAAGACCTCTTCCTGCTGCGGGACGGGCTGGTCCGGATGCTGGAGGCGTACGACTTCGAGGTCGTCGCTGCGGTGGAGAGCGGCCCCGAGCTGACCCGGGCGCTCGCCGAGCAGCGGCCGGATGTCGCGGTGGTCGACGTACGGCTGCCGCCGTCGTTCACCGACGAGGGGTTGCAGTGCGCGCTGGCCGCCCGCAGGGACCGGCCGGGACTGCCGGTGCTGGTGCTCTCCCAGCACGTGGAGCAGCTCTACGCCCGGGAGTTGCTGGCGGACGGCAGTGGCGGGGTGGGGTATCTGCTCAAGGACCGGGTCTTCGACGCCGAGCAGTTCATCGACGCGGTGCGCCGGGTGGCGGCGGGCGGTACGGCGATGGACCCGCAGGTCATCTCGCAGCTGCTGTCGCGGCGGGCCCGGGACCGGCCGATGGCGCGGCTGACCCCGCGCGAGGTCGAGGTGATGGAGCTGGTGGCGCAGGGCCGCTCCAATACGGCGATAGCGAGCCGGCTGGTCATCACCGAGCGGGCGGTCGCCAAGCACACCTCCAACATCTTCGGCAAGCTCCAGCTGCCGCCGTCGGACGACGACAACCGGCGGGTGCTGGCGGTGCTGGCCTACTTGGACCGCGGCTGA